One window from the genome of Cucumis melo cultivar AY chromosome 12, USDA_Cmelo_AY_1.0, whole genome shotgun sequence encodes:
- the LOC103497203 gene encoding transcription factor MYB62-like, which translates to MISMANLSTKSENYKNANEEEISELRRGPWTIEEDTLLVRYIAGHGEGQWNILAKQAGLKRTGKSCRLRWLNYLKPDVKRGNLTLQEQLLILELHSKWGNRWSKIAQHLPGRTDNEIKNYWRTRVQKQLRQLKVEANSKRFLDAIHHLSMLEAMDQSSNFSLNFPPPSALQNTTSPNSFETAIHPFNDHGGGAPLRAPCSASQWPDISQPPPSSYGEFGEAWRLNMVEMQKQKQEPVCSLGAWEIEDCDVPMAAPDWLMEDSMVENLWSLEDQNLI; encoded by the exons ATGATCTCTATGGCAAATTTGTCAACTAAAagtgaaaattataaaaacgCCAATGAGGAAGAGATTAGTGAACTAAGAAGAGGGCCATGGACTATTGAAGAAGACACATTGTTGGTTCGTTATATTGCTGGTCATGGAGAAGGCCAATGGAACATATTGGCTAAACAAGCTG GTCTCAAGAGAACGGGAAAAAGTTGTAGATTGAGATGGTTGAATTACTTGAAACCCGACGTTAAGCGCGGGAACCTCACTCTTCAAGAACAACTCCTCATCCTCGAACTCCACTCCAAGTGGGGTAATAG GTGGTCAAAAATTGCACAACATCTACCTGGAAGAACGGATAATGAAATCAAGAACTACTGGCGGACGAGAGTTCAGAAACAATTACGCCAACTTAAAGTTGAGGCAAACAGCAAGAGATTTTTGGATGCAATTCATCATTTGAGTATGCTAGAAGCCATGGACCAATCCTCTAACTTCTCCCTCAATTTTCCTCCTCCATCAGCTCTTCAGAACACGACATCACCAAACTCGTTTGAAACTGCCATTCATCCGTTCAACGACCACGGGGGTGGTGCTCCTCTTCGGGCGCCATGTTCAGCCAGCCAATGGCCTGACATCTCACAACCCCCACCAAGTTCTTATGGTGAATTTGGGGAAGCTTGGAGGTTGAACATGGTGGAGATGCAGAAGCAAAAACAGGAGCCAGTTTGTTCATTGGGTGCTTGGGAAATAGAAGATTGTGATGTCCCCATGGCAGCACCTGATTGGCTGATGGAAGATTCAATGGTTGAAAACTTATGGAGTTTGGAGGATCAAAACCTGATATAA